A region of the Microcystis aeruginosa FD4 genome:
CAATATAATTCATGGGCATTAAAGAAGAAACTTTTTATGAAGGCGGTCCGCACATCGGCGACCTAATCATCAATATACTCCTAGGATTTACAGTGATTTGTTTACCTTTGACCGTTGGGGCGGTGGTGCGGGCAATCTGGTTAAGATATAAGATAACCGATCGGCGGATTTCAATCACCGGGGGTTGGATGGGACGCGATCGCACAGATATTATCTATTCAGAAGTGGCAAAAGTGGCAAAAATGCCGAGAGGAATTGGTCTTTGGGGGGATATTGTCGTAACTCTCAAGGATAGAAGTCGTTTAGAAATGCGCGCGATGCCGCAATTCCGGGAAATTCATGACTATATTGCCGAAAGAGTCGCCGATAAAACCGGTCGTCCCCTAGAATCGATCATCAGTCAATAAAACAAAATAATCGATCGCCGCGATTCGATAAATTAGATTTGTCAAAGTGAACCCCCATTAAACGAGAAGGCATAGATTAAACCCATGGATTTTGGAGTCGGATTTATTTCCACAAATATCATGTTGCCAATCCTAGATTTTTTCTTTCGGATTGTCCATAGTTACGGTTTCGCCATCATTGCTTTAACGCTGGTGGTCAGATTTGCCGTCTTTCCCCTCAGCGCCGGCCAGATTCGCAATATGAGAAAAATGCGCATCACTCAACCCTTAATGAAGGAAAGACAGACAGAAATTCAACAACGCTACAAAAATGACCCCCAAAAACAACAGGAGGAAATGGGCAAATTAATGCAGGAGTTGGGCAATCCCCTGGCCGGTTGTTTACCCCTGTTATTACAAATGCCGATTCTTTTGGCTTTATTTGCCACTCTGCGGGGTTCCCCCTTCTCGGACATTAACTACACCGTCGATTTACAAGTGCTGCCAAGGGAACAAATCGCCCTCGTCCAGCGCCAACCCTATGCCACCAAACCCCAAAACGTTTATATTGACGAGTCTCTCCACTATCCCATCACCGCTTTTTTACCCCAAGGCAATAAAATCGCCCCGGGAGAACAGCTAACAATCGACCTGCAAAACGACCAGGGCAAGTCTTTAAGTCAATTAGCCACGGAAGCACCAGAAAATAACCTAAACCCCACCTACGAGGTGGTTAAAGGTCAAGAACTGGTGCAAGTTAATGAAGACGGTTCCATCGTCGCTTTAGCCCCCGGAGATGCCAGTATTAAAGTTATCGTGCCGGGGATTGCCGCTAATACGGGTTTTCTCTTTATTGAGGCGCTGGGAAGAATTGGGGCAACCGGTGCGAATGGTGAAATTCACTGGGATATCTTGGCGATGGTGATCGCTTTCGGTATTAGTATCTATGTTAACCAAGAGTTATCCGGCGCCGGCGCGCCTTCGGGGGGGGCAGCCCAACAACAGCAAACGGTGAATAAAATCACCCCGATAATTTTTAGTATGATGTTCCTGTTTTTCCCCTTACCGGCGGGGGTATTGATGTATATCTTAACTGCGAACATCTTCCAAACTATTCAAACGGTGATTTTGATGCGGGAACCGTTACCGGAAAACCTGCAAAAATTGGTAGCGGAACAGGAAAAAACGGAAAAATCCCGCGATGCTCTCCCCTTTGAAAAACGTTCTAGCAAGAAAAAGGAAAAAACATCGTAATGAGTATATGGGAGCAAAATAGCGAGAACGCTAAACAATGGCTGGAAAAACTGCTAAAGTTGATGGCCATGCCCGCAGATGTCCAGATTGGTGTGCAGGAATTGGGAACGGGGCCTTCCTCCTGTTGGTTAATTATTGATAGCAGTCAATTGAGTCCCCAACAAGTGGAACTTCTCCTCGCTAATAAGGGTGAGGGACTGGATGCGATTCAATCCCTAGCTAATACGATTCTGAATATTGGTGTCGAGTCGGCAGAACATCAGTTCTATATTGTCGAAATCAATGGCTATCGTCAACAAAGACAGTCAGAACTTTTCGACTGGGTGAATCAAGCGGCGACGCAAGTGCGGCAAACAGGACAGGAAATAGAATTAAAAGCCCTATCTTCGGCGGAACGTCGCCAAATCCATGCCTTTTTTCAGGAAGAAAACGATTTAACCACGGAAAGTCGCGGCGTGGAACCCGATCGCCGGTTAGTAATTCGTTTAAAATAAGATCGAAGGGTGGGGTAAAACCTGCCCTCTTTTTTATTTTAGGCAGATATCTCCTGTCTCGGAGTTTCTTCACCTAACGGAAGATTTTTGATTGTTGCAGGAGAGTTAATAACTTAACTTCAGAGCATTTACTGGTACATCATCCCAGGATTCTACGGTTCTTAAAACTGCTACCCACCCCGTTTGTTTTTGTTCGTCCGTAAGACTGGTTAACCAACTTTGATGACAATCTTTTGCCGCTTGTTCGTCTTGACAGGCAATACAAGCTTGTACTAAACCGCAGGGATCAATCTGTTCATTTACCCAAATAATCATAGTTAATGGCCCTACTTAACTTTATTATTATACTCCATCGATCGCCCACAGAGAAACTTTTGATATTGATAACCTGTTACATAATTGGAGGATAACTCTGAGAGTTGACAGTCCGATAAATCTATTGAAGAATGGAAATTGATTAACCATAATTCAAAAGGGGGAGAAGATGACAGATTAAAATTTGGCTTTTGTTCTGGGTTAACTAAGAGAAACTTAGGGGTTTTATCGGGAAATCTTTGGTTAAATTCCCAAGCAATTCCCATCATTTCTCCCACCTGCACCAAACTCCTATAGCTAGTGGCAATTACTAACGGATAACGGCTATTATTTTCGATAGTGGTAACTAATTTATCTGGCCGATAATACTTGCGATAGCCTAAATTCAAAGTCACACTTAGGGAACTAACTAAAGCCATAATAATGACAACAATTACTATTCTTTTCTGCTTCCTTTGCCAACAATTATCTAATAAAATTGCCAGAATTAAAATTACCGAGGGAAAGTAAACAAAACTATATCTAGCTCCCCGGGTAATATCGATCGAGAGCAGATAGGTGATGACAAAGAAAATAGCAATGGAACTGAGAAAAAATGCCGAGAGAATCCCTAACTCTGGTTTATAGGAGTCTAGCCACGCTGTTTTTAATTGTGGGATAATCCAGAGAAAAAACCCGATCATTATTGCCCCAGAAATCAAGATAATTATTAAAGATTCTGATTCAACGGGGAGCAGGGAAAGCATAGTTATTAATGTTCCCAGTAATTGAAAAAAGGGGCTAATTACGGCTAAAAAACTATCATTGTCTCTCTGAATCCAACCGGTCATCTGATTGCCATAATCTTTGGGTACAAAGCTGATAAACCAAATAATAATAAAGCTCAAGTTACCCCAAAAAACTAAACTTAAACGCCACCAATTAGTTATCCAAAAGTTTTTTTGTTTGATTTGATTGGATAAAATTAATAATAAAGTTATTGCCTCTGCGAGGATAGTTAAACTAAAAAAATAGTGGACTAATAACCCTAGACAGTTGACAATTAACCAGAAAAAAACCAAAGTATGGGATATTCTCTGACGGTAGATAATTTTGCTGCTTGCCCTCAGAAAACAGCCTAAAGATATGAGGACAAATACAACTGCTAAAGTATAATGTCGCGCTTCTTGGGAGATAAAAACCCCGTAGGGAGAAACCGCCATTAAAATCGCCGCTAGAAAAGCGATCGAGCCGGATTTAAAGACCAATTTACTGATAAAATAAATTAGAGGAATCGAAATAACTCCCCAAAATACTGCCAGCGATCGCATTCCGTCTAAAGATACATATTCTCCCTGATCAAAGAATAATTTATTCCAGAGATAGGCGAAAATAAAATATAAAGGTGGATGATTGTCCTCCTGAATAACTAATTTAATTACATCGCCAATAGTTGCCTGATGGTTGCTCTGGAGAGGTGCTAATAAAGTGTCTAGGGAAATTATTTGATTTAACGGCACTATCTGGTAATTATTGCCAATACTAAAAACCATAGTGGCAAATTCATCCGTCCAGGGAGGTTTACTCGTTAATTGTGTTAACCTAATAACCAGTCCCAAAATTATTACTAATCCTAACCAGCAAAAATCAGACCAAGCTAACCGCTCCTTGCTTCTTTGTTGTAGATCAGAAATGACTGTAGATAAATTCAATTTAATTGTTATCTCCAAAAGATTCGATTATTTTAACTGCTTCCGCCGGTGAAATATCTTGACGGCAATTAGGATAATCATACTCCTCCCGGGCAATTAATGCCCCACTGAGACGATAAAAATATTCTCCCATTTTCATCCAATCGGAATACAAATCAGGTTCGGGGAATTGTTGCCTTAATTCCGAGTTTTTGGGTGTACCATAATTGAGCCAGTATCCTTCTCCAAATAGTGGGGAATTGAGCGCTAGGATTCCCTCTAATTCTAAACCATCATCGCCCCTGACGTTTTCAATTCCTTCCACCAAAAAACAGCTATTCTCGGCATTTTCAAAGAGGACTGCGTATCCTTTCCCCTCTTCTGCGAGGATTTTAATCTCGCTGGCCCGAAATCCGGGAGGGATATAGTTAGGTAAAATAATCTTAGCATCTAGCGATCGCAGTTGTTGCCGTTCACTGGCGCTTAAAGTTACCGTTTCTGCTCTCAAATATTGCCCATTGTCAATAATAACAATAGATAATCCTAAAACTAAAGGCCAGAGAAATTTTATGGTCATAATCGCTGTTTCTAAGGTCATATTCTCGAGAATATGTGAGTTTTTGGGTAATTTACCGATTATTTAACCAGATTGACGACGAATATTGCCCTTTTCCTGTTCCCGATTCCCTATTTCCCGATTCTAATCGACAAAAAATCATAGCTTGTCTGTGGATTCCACTTTTTTCCACTTCTGTCACCCGGAATTATGGGACTGACATCACCCCAAACCCTCTCGTATTCTAAGGTTATCGACAGGAAAGAGAGGTAACAACCATGTTAGCGGGCCACCAAAATCCAACTTTTGTCCGTAACTACTTAATCGCAGTTATCTCCGTGGTGATGATGGGTGTGGGAGTTGCCGATCTCATCAATAATCCCTCCCGAATCGCTCAACAAAACCGTCTTGATGGTTATGGTCGCTATGTTAGCGCTGGTTTGGTTAGCGGTGCAGTCAATAATATGCGTTAATCTGCCTCTGATTCTCTGATAACTGATAACTGATAACTGATAACTGATAACTGATAACTGATTCTCTGATAACTGATTCTCTGATAACTGATAACTGATAACTGAAACTACTTAAACCCAAGAATGGAGAGCGCGTAATTGGGGTGTTTTTTTAGCTTGGTGGGTCTGCATTCTTTGTAAAACATCATCGAGAATTGTCACCGCTTCCCGGATATATTCCCCCTTATTCAGCATGACACATTCGGCTCTTTCGGCCATAGCGGCATCGGTAATCTCGGCCCGGGAAGGAATACTTTTCTTGACCAGATTTTCTAGGACTTGGGTAGCCCAAATTACCGGAATATGGGCCGCTTCGCATAACCAGAGAATTTCCTCTTGAATTTCTGCGAGTCTTTGATAGCCAATTTCTACGGCCAAATCACCCCGGGCAATCATCACCCCAAAAGGTTGTTTACCGGCGGCATGGATGATTAATTCGGGAAGATTTTTCACGGCTAAAGGTGTTTCTATTTTGGCCACAATTGCCTTTTGTCGCCAAGCATCCCCCAAACGACTTTGTAACTCTAGCTGTAGTGTCTCGATATCGCTGGCTTTTTGTACAAAAGAGTAACCGATAATATCGGCATTTTTGGCAATAAAATCTAAATCCTGCCGGTCTTTTGCGGTCAAAGGATCGATATTTAAGACGGTATCGGGGAAATTTAGGCCTTTATCTGCTTTGAGTTTTTCTCCTTTCTCCCTAGCGTGGGTAATTTTTAGTAAAAGACCTTCCGGCATTATGGCAATAACTTCAGCCCCAATATGACCATCATCAATCCAAACTTTCGCCCCGACGGGAATTTGGGGAATAATCTCCGGTTGGGAACAATTAGCCTGAAAATACTGGGGATGGGCAGTATGGGGCGGTTGGGGAGTTAAGAGCAGAAAATCCCCCTGATATAGTCTGGTTTGGGACTGGGGGGCTAAAATCTCTTCTAAACGGATTTTTGGGCCAGCTAAGTCCATATAAACCTTACAGGTATGTCCATTGACTAAATTTTCGGGATTTTTGACCGCCTCGCGCAGATTTTCGATCATTCCCTGCCATTCTTTCGGGCCATCATGGGCGCAATTAATGCGAATACAGTCCATTCCGCAACGCAGTAATTGAGCAATAAAATTGGGGTCGGTTGCCGCCTCCGTCGGCATTGTCACCATAATTCGCACCCGACGCCGGGGGGAAGGCAGACCGAAAACTTCGGCGCTATGGGAGGCTAAAAGTTGATCTCCTTGGAAAAATGCCTCTAAAGGGGGATGTTTGGGCAATAATGAGGCTTCTTGATGACAAACCGCCCCTAAAGTGGCAATTACCGCATCGAGAGTCGGTAAAACTTTCGATTCAATCCGGCCTAGGGAAGATAATCCCCAGGGCATTAAAGCTAATTGTAAATCCCGGATATCTTCTTGTCTCAGGGCGAGATAATAGGCTAAATTACGGGTGCTAGGTTGAAAATTCTCCTTTTCAATCAGGTTTTTCCACTGCTGCAATTTTTCTTCTCCTTCCACTGTCACAAAATGCCGTAACTTTTGTAGATGATGGAGGAGAGTTTGGGGATAGGATAATTGTTCTCGTTTGAGTTGTTCTGAGAGAGTTAAAGACATAAAATTAAGTAAAAAGTAAAAATCGTCAATTACTAAGGCAATACTCGCCTAGAAAATGATCACTGTCGCCGCTTATATTGCTTTTGGCTGGTTATGGGGTCAGTTCTCAGGCATAATCTCTCTGTTTCTATACTAAGCAAATATCCCGCCTCTAGAAGTTAATTTTTGCTACGATTTGTGGCGGTTATCTTCATGGTGAGGTGGGAAGTTTTCGTTTTGGGGAGTCGGTGGTGGGTGGTCGATACTAGAAAAGCTAGGTTTATCGGTGAAAAATTATCGATAAGCTTCCCTGTATTATGCCTTTGATATTATTAAAATAATGGCGTACATTGGCTGAATAAATTATCTTTTTTGAGCTATATTAAAGGTGCATAAAGTGATTAGTAACTACAGTATTAAGTTTTATGAAGGGAGGGAATGCTCCAGAATCGCGACTATAATAAGTAAACAGATCATTCCTGTGTCGGCGAGAGCGAGAAAATATGTCTGCCACTGAATACGAAGCAATTATCGGTTTAGAAACCCACTGTCAACTCAACACCAAAAGCAAGATATTTTGTTCCTGTCCCACCAACTTCGATAGTCCCCCCAATACTAACGTCTGTCCCGTCTGTTTGGGTTATCCGGGGGTATTACCCGTCCTTAACCAAGAAGTCCTGGTCAGTGCCGTTAAACTGGGATTAGCTATCGATGGTAAAATTACACCTCATAGCAAATTCGATCGCAAACAGTATTTTTATCCCGACCTGCCGAAAAATTATCAAATTTCCCAGTATGATCTCCCTATTGTCGAACAGGGTCAACTAGAAATCGAGATCGTCGATAAAAAAACTAAGGAAGTTAGCCGCAAAATTATCGGCATTACCCGTCTGCACATGGAAGAAGACGCGGGAAAACTGGTTCATGCTGGCAGCGAACGTCTCTCCGGTTCTACCCATTCCCTCGTGGATTTTAATCGTACAGGTGTACCATTATTGGAAATTGTCTCGGAACCGGATTTACGCACCGGCACCGAAGCGGCGGAATATGCCCAAGAATTACGGCGTTTAGTGCGTTATCTCGGCATCAGTGACGGTAATATGCAGGAAGGTTCCCTGCGCTGCGATGTCAATATTTCCGTTCGCAAAAAAGGCACTAAAAAGTTCGGGACTAAGGTAGAAATTAAAAATATGAACTCCTTTAGTGCTATCCAAAAAGCCATAGAATACGAGATTGATCGACAAATTGAAGCGATCGAAAATGGCGAACCAATCGTACAGGAAACCCGTCTTTGGGAAGAAGCTACTCAACGGACGATTAGTATGCGGAAAAAAGAAGGTTCTAGCGATTATCGCTATTTTCCCGAACCGGATTTACCCCCCCTAGAAGTCTCCCCCGAACAGTTAAAAGCTTGGGCGGAAGAATTACCGGAATTACCCGCTCGTAAACGTCGTCGTTATGAAGAAGAATTTGGTCTTTCCCCCTACGATGCCAGGGTTTTAACCGATGATCGCACCGTGGCTGAATATTTTGAAACTGCGGTAATTGCGGGGGCAAATGCGAAATTAGTCGCTAACTGGATCAGTCAAGATATCGCCGCTTATTTGAATAATAATAAGCTGATGATCACGGAAATTGCCCTGCAAGCGGCAGACTTGGCGGAATTAGTTAAACTGATTGAAACGGGAACAATTAGTGGCAAAATTGCTAAGGAAATTTTACCGGAACTTCTCACCGAAGGCGGTTCCCCCAAAGCACTGGTGGAAAAGAAAGGATTAATACAAATTTCTGACACTTCTGCGATCGAAAAACTGATCGAGGAAATTATCGCCTCCCATCCAAGCGAATTAGAAAAATTCCGGGCGGGTAAAACCAATCTTAAGGGGTTTTTTGTCGGTCAAGTCATGAAAAAAAGCGGCGGTAAAGCCGATCCTAAATTAACTAGCCAAATCTTAGATCAAAAACTTTCTGGTTAGTTATATTCAGTGATCAGTGATCAGTAAAAAGTAAACAGTAATCAGTGAACTTAAAACTCAAATCTGATAACTGATAACTGGTAACTGATAACTGATAACTGGTAACTGGTAACTGATAACTGATAACTGATAACTGATAACTGATAACTGATAACTGATAACTGATAACTGAAAATGACCTCGCAATTAAAGCCTAATAGCCCGAAAATTCTCGCTGTTGTCAACGGTAAAGGTGGTGTGGGTAAAACCACCACTGCGGTCAATTTAGCGGCAATTTGGGGGCAGAATCAGCGTGTTTTGCTGGTGGATGCGGATCCCCAGGGTTCCTCCACTTGGTGGGTAGAAAGAAATCAAGCGGGTATGGTATTTGATTTAGCCAAGCAAATTAATACAGAGAAATTAGGAGAATTGCGTCAAATTATCGAGTACGATCTGATCGTGATTGACACACCACCAGCTTTGCGTTCCGAATTACTTACCGCAGTCATAGCAGAATCAGATTATTTAATTTTACCGACTCCTCCCGCACCGATGGATTTAATGGCTTTAATTGACACGGTACGCACGGCAGTTAAACCCCTAGGAATTTCCTATCGGGTGTTGTTAACGAAAGTGGATTCCCGTAGTCTTAAGGAAACTTTAGAAGCACAAAATACTTTATTAGAATTAGGTATTCCTGCCTGTCATGCTTTTGTCAGAAATTATAAGGCCCACGAAAAAGCCGTTTTAGACGGGGTAGCTATTACCAATTGGCGCGGTAAAAATGCCCAAGAAGCCAGTGCCGATTATCGTCGTGTGGCCGAAGAATTAGAACGGGATTGGTAGATTTATCGACAGGTTTTCTAAGCACAATATTTTTGCAGTAAAGAAATCACTAAATCTAGACCATCGGGCTGAACTTGAACAGTATAGGCTTCGGCTTCAATTTGCCGGCTAAAACCTTCATAATTCATAAAAAATCTTCTGGTTATTGCTGGTGGTTCTATCCATAAATTAAGAGCTTTAACTGTTTTGCCTCCATGACAAAGTTGAGTGGCATGGACAGCTTCATGAATTAATGTTGGTCGGGCAATACCTAAGTCAAAAACTAGGGGATGAATCCAAATAATTCTAGTTTTACTATCAAATAAACCGTAGGCTCCTCGCACGGGTGGCGGGGCAATTTTGACGATAAAATTGTGTTTTTCTAAAGCTTTTTGTAGTCGTAGAAAATCTGGATTCGCTGCCGATAAATTTTCTCCTGCAGCTAATTGCATCCCTAGAAAAACAGCAGCGATTGTGTAATAAATGCCCATCAGGTGATAGTTCATATTAAAGGGAGATCAAAATTAGCAAGAGGTCTATTGATGAATCGAACCATCGGGGAGAATTGTTCCCGTTAAAATTGCCCCAGTTAATTTCACCATAATACGCTTACCAAAGCCAATTTTTGCCCCGCGTAAATCCGCCGCCGACAGATCCGCCCCACTTAAATCCGCCCCGATGAGATTGGCTTCCTGTAAATTTGCACCTTTAAGGTTAGCTTCGAGGAGATTGGCGCGAAAAAGATTAGCTTTGTACAGATTAGCCTTTTCTAGGTTAACTTTGTGCAGGAAGCTATCGCTTAAGTCGGCATGGCTTAAATCTGCCCCGATGAGACTGCGACTAGAGAAATCTTTTTCCTTCAGGTTGGCTCCCTGTAAATCGGCTCCGTTTAAATCCCGATAGTGAGGGCGCCAGGCGGCATGATTGTGGACCTGATGGTTATTCTGGGAGTGGCTGTGTTGACTATGGGTTTGTTGACTATGGGTTTGTTGACTGTGGGTTTGGGAATTTTGGCTGGGTTGGCTAGGGTGAGGCTGATAGGGGGAAGCAGTTTTATAGGCGTGGACGGGCTGTTTTTCAGTTTTAGGGGCGGAATTGGAGCGTTTAGAAGAATTTTGATGAATTTGCCGCAATTGTTCCCTAGCGTGGTTAATTTCTTGCAGTTTAGCGGTGGCTTTTTCCAAAAGACGCTGATTATCTTTGGGAATGCGATCGGGATGCCAAATAAACACCAAATCTTTGTAGGCTTGATTGATCTCATCGAGAGATGCCCCATGATCTAACCCTAAAACTTTATAGTATCGCTCCAATTCTTTCATCATCGAAGTCCTAATACAAGGATAAAAGCATTAATGGCCACAATTTCTCTGAGTCTGGTCGGATTTTCTAGGAGAGGATTTCTTTCAGGATAATTTGACTCTGGGAGAGTTGCCATAAAATTTGAGAAAATGTCTGGTAATTAAGAAAATCTCGTTTTTCTATCCTGTTTTGATGCGTAACTGTATAGCACATAACAGCAAAATTAGCAAGTTTTTGATACAAAACTTAATTTATGCTGTTAGGGAGGTGGGGAAGTGGGGAAGTGGGGAGGTGGGGAAGTGGGGAAGTGGGGAGGTGGGGAAGTGGGGAAGTGGGGAAGTGGGGAGGTGGGGAAGTGGGGAAGTGGGGAAGTGGGGAAGTGGGGAGGTGGGGAGGTGGGGAAATTGAACTAAAACCCCAAAACCCCAACACCCCAAAACCCCAACACCTAAAACCTGCCGACCGCCGACCGCCTCCCGACTGCTGTATGATAAAACTTGTCCCGATAGGATGATAAATCAACGTCGTGAAATTTGGTCAGTGGTTGGGGTTTATCTGTTTAATAATGGCTCTGTATGTATTGTGGCAGATTCGACAGCTATTATTATTGATTTTTATGGCGATAGTGTTTACCGTAGCCTTAAATAGATGTGTGAAAGGATTGCAGAGATTAGGGATTAAAAGGGGGTTGGCTATTTTAATTACCCTGCTGACGAGTCTAGCAATTGTGATTTTATTTTTTATAATTATTGTTCCCCCCTTTGTTGAACAGTTCCAAAAATTAATTGAACTTTTACCGCAAGCTTGGGATTTAGTCCGTAATAACTCGATTCGATGGCGACAACAGTTCCAATTTGATTGGTTGCCATCGCTGCCTAATTTAACCGATTTAGTCCAGCAGTTACAACCTTTAGGAACCTTTGTTTTTAGTAACTTTTTTACTTTCTTTTCTAACTCAGTTGCGGCAATTTTGCAATTATTATTCGTGCTGGTGTTAGCAATGATGATGTTAGCCAATCCCCAACCCTATCGACAAGCTTTCTTAAAATTATTTCCTAACTTCTATCGTCGTCGTGCCGAGGAAATTCTGACCCTATCGGAAGCGGGTTTGGGTAATTGGTTGTTGGGAATTGCCATTAGTTCAACTATCGTGGGATTATTCAGTGGTTTCGGTCTTTGGGTTCTACAAATTAATCTAGTTCTCGTTCATGCTATCCTAGCAGGATTG
Encoded here:
- a CDS encoding PH domain-containing protein, translating into MGIKEETFYEGGPHIGDLIINILLGFTVICLPLTVGAVVRAIWLRYKITDRRISITGGWMGRDRTDIIYSEVAKVAKMPRGIGLWGDIVVTLKDRSRLEMRAMPQFREIHDYIAERVADKTGRPLESIISQ
- the yidC gene encoding membrane protein insertase YidC, translated to MDFGVGFISTNIMLPILDFFFRIVHSYGFAIIALTLVVRFAVFPLSAGQIRNMRKMRITQPLMKERQTEIQQRYKNDPQKQQEEMGKLMQELGNPLAGCLPLLLQMPILLALFATLRGSPFSDINYTVDLQVLPREQIALVQRQPYATKPQNVYIDESLHYPITAFLPQGNKIAPGEQLTIDLQNDQGKSLSQLATEAPENNLNPTYEVVKGQELVQVNEDGSIVALAPGDASIKVIVPGIAANTGFLFIEALGRIGATGANGEIHWDILAMVIAFGISIYVNQELSGAGAPSGGAAQQQQTVNKITPIIFSMMFLFFPLPAGVLMYILTANIFQTIQTVILMREPLPENLQKLVAEQEKTEKSRDALPFEKRSSKKKEKTS
- a CDS encoding Jag family protein, which encodes MSIWEQNSENAKQWLEKLLKLMAMPADVQIGVQELGTGPSSCWLIIDSSQLSPQQVELLLANKGEGLDAIQSLANTILNIGVESAEHQFYIVEINGYRQQRQSELFDWVNQAATQVRQTGQEIELKALSSAERRQIHAFFQEENDLTTESRGVEPDRRLVIRLK
- a CDS encoding glycogen debranching protein — protein: MIIWVNEQIDPCGLVQACIACQDEQAAKDCHQSWLTSLTDEQKQTGWVAVLRTVESWDDVPVNALKLSY
- a CDS encoding glycosyltransferase family 39 protein — its product is MNLSTVISDLQQRSKERLAWSDFCWLGLVIILGLVIRLTQLTSKPPWTDEFATMVFSIGNNYQIVPLNQIISLDTLLAPLQSNHQATIGDVIKLVIQEDNHPPLYFIFAYLWNKLFFDQGEYVSLDGMRSLAVFWGVISIPLIYFISKLVFKSGSIAFLAAILMAVSPYGVFISQEARHYTLAVVFVLISLGCFLRASSKIIYRQRISHTLVFFWLIVNCLGLLVHYFFSLTILAEAITLLLILSNQIKQKNFWITNWWRLSLVFWGNLSFIIIWFISFVPKDYGNQMTGWIQRDNDSFLAVISPFFQLLGTLITMLSLLPVESESLIIILISGAIMIGFFLWIIPQLKTAWLDSYKPELGILSAFFLSSIAIFFVITYLLSIDITRGARYSFVYFPSVILILAILLDNCWQRKQKRIVIVVIIMALVSSLSVTLNLGYRKYYRPDKLVTTIENNSRYPLVIATSYRSLVQVGEMMGIAWEFNQRFPDKTPKFLLVNPEQKPNFNLSSSPPFELWLINFHSSIDLSDCQLSELSSNYVTGYQYQKFLCGRSMEYNNKVK
- a CDS encoding pyruvate kinase — translated: MSLTLSEQLKREQLSYPQTLLHHLQKLRHFVTVEGEEKLQQWKNLIEKENFQPSTRNLAYYLALRQEDIRDLQLALMPWGLSSLGRIESKVLPTLDAVIATLGAVCHQEASLLPKHPPLEAFFQGDQLLASHSAEVFGLPSPRRRVRIMVTMPTEAATDPNFIAQLLRCGMDCIRINCAHDGPKEWQGMIENLREAVKNPENLVNGHTCKVYMDLAGPKIRLEEILAPQSQTRLYQGDFLLLTPQPPHTAHPQYFQANCSQPEIIPQIPVGAKVWIDDGHIGAEVIAIMPEGLLLKITHAREKGEKLKADKGLNFPDTVLNIDPLTAKDRQDLDFIAKNADIIGYSFVQKASDIETLQLELQSRLGDAWRQKAIVAKIETPLAVKNLPELIIHAAGKQPFGVMIARGDLAVEIGYQRLAEIQEEILWLCEAAHIPVIWATQVLENLVKKSIPSRAEITDAAMAERAECVMLNKGEYIREAVTILDDVLQRMQTHQAKKTPQLRALHSWV
- the gatB gene encoding Asp-tRNA(Asn)/Glu-tRNA(Gln) amidotransferase subunit GatB; this translates as MSATEYEAIIGLETHCQLNTKSKIFCSCPTNFDSPPNTNVCPVCLGYPGVLPVLNQEVLVSAVKLGLAIDGKITPHSKFDRKQYFYPDLPKNYQISQYDLPIVEQGQLEIEIVDKKTKEVSRKIIGITRLHMEEDAGKLVHAGSERLSGSTHSLVDFNRTGVPLLEIVSEPDLRTGTEAAEYAQELRRLVRYLGISDGNMQEGSLRCDVNISVRKKGTKKFGTKVEIKNMNSFSAIQKAIEYEIDRQIEAIENGEPIVQETRLWEEATQRTISMRKKEGSSDYRYFPEPDLPPLEVSPEQLKAWAEELPELPARKRRRYEEEFGLSPYDARVLTDDRTVAEYFETAVIAGANAKLVANWISQDIAAYLNNNKLMITEIALQAADLAELVKLIETGTISGKIAKEILPELLTEGGSPKALVEKKGLIQISDTSAIEKLIEEIIASHPSELEKFRAGKTNLKGFFVGQVMKKSGGKADPKLTSQILDQKLSG
- a CDS encoding ParA family protein; this encodes MTSQLKPNSPKILAVVNGKGGVGKTTTAVNLAAIWGQNQRVLLVDADPQGSSTWWVERNQAGMVFDLAKQINTEKLGELRQIIEYDLIVIDTPPALRSELLTAVIAESDYLILPTPPAPMDLMALIDTVRTAVKPLGISYRVLLTKVDSRSLKETLEAQNTLLELGIPACHAFVRNYKAHEKAVLDGVAITNWRGKNAQEASADYRRVAEELERDW
- a CDS encoding pentapeptide repeat-containing protein, coding for MKELERYYKVLGLDHGASLDEINQAYKDLVFIWHPDRIPKDNQRLLEKATAKLQEINHAREQLRQIHQNSSKRSNSAPKTEKQPVHAYKTASPYQPHPSQPSQNSQTHSQQTHSQQTHSQHSHSQNNHQVHNHAAWRPHYRDLNGADLQGANLKEKDFSSRSLIGADLSHADLSDSFLHKVNLEKANLYKANLFRANLLEANLKGANLQEANLIGADLSGADLSAADLRGAKIGFGKRIMVKLTGAILTGTILPDGSIHQ
- a CDS encoding AI-2E family transporter, translating into MKFGQWLGFICLIMALYVLWQIRQLLLLIFMAIVFTVALNRCVKGLQRLGIKRGLAILITLLTSLAIVILFFIIIVPPFVEQFQKLIELLPQAWDLVRNNSIRWRQQFQFDWLPSLPNLTDLVQQLQPLGTFVFSNFFTFFSNSVAAILQLLFVLVLAMMMLANPQPYRQAFLKLFPNFYRRRAEEILTLSEAGLGNWLLGIAISSTIVGLFSGFGLWVLQINLVLVHAILAGLLNFIPNIGPTASVIFPILIAVIDAPWKIVAILILYFIIQNVESYLLTPTVMAKQVSLLPAITLIAQIFFAQMFGILGLLLALPLTVVVKTWLDELLFKDILDQWDQVHNKS